The following coding sequences lie in one Rickettsiella endosymbiont of Rhagonycha lignosa genomic window:
- the bioA gene encoding adenosylmethionine--8-amino-7-oxononanoate transaminase yields MDHINRNRQHIWHPCSQMKDYEAFPPLMIKKAYGSYIELTDGRRIIDAISSWWCKSLGHNHPRLKAALQAQLECFEHVIFANSTYEIIIQLSEKLGNLCPGLNKIFYASEGSSAVEIALKMSLHAQQLLSQNQRTQFTSLQNGYHGETFMALGLSDLGLYRKAYEAHLIKPNFIQNIPYVHSSSDPLWNNCSAIWPDIEKQLEKQEANLAAIIIEPIVQGAGGMKIYSQDFLRRLRKWTQTHGIYLIADEIMTGLGRTGQALACEHAKIKPDFICLSKGLTSGWLPMSAVLTHSEIYNLFYDDYSSGKSFLHSHTFSGNALAAAVALECLNILKVEEIFQQVREKEIILKKLMHEVHDKTERLTNIRGIGAIIAADLQLSETEKNQRMGYQIFQKALQLGAWLRPLGNTIYWLPPLNTPLFVLEELKDISILAIKQTLSS; encoded by the coding sequence ATGGATCATATCAATCGTAACCGACAACATATTTGGCATCCTTGCTCACAAATGAAGGATTACGAAGCTTTTCCGCCTTTGATGATAAAAAAAGCCTATGGTTCTTACATAGAGCTGACGGATGGAAGAAGAATAATTGATGCCATTTCTAGCTGGTGGTGTAAATCATTAGGTCATAATCATCCGCGCTTAAAAGCTGCCCTCCAAGCTCAATTAGAATGCTTTGAGCATGTGATATTTGCCAATAGTACGTATGAAATCATCATTCAACTTTCTGAAAAATTAGGCAATCTTTGCCCAGGCCTAAATAAGATATTTTATGCCAGTGAAGGGTCTTCCGCGGTAGAAATTGCTTTAAAAATGAGCTTACATGCTCAGCAATTACTGAGCCAAAACCAACGTACTCAATTTACGTCTCTTCAAAATGGCTATCATGGTGAAACCTTTATGGCCCTAGGGCTTAGTGATTTAGGACTTTATCGAAAAGCCTATGAAGCACACTTAATAAAACCTAACTTTATTCAAAATATCCCTTATGTGCATTCTAGTTCCGATCCTCTTTGGAACAATTGTTCAGCTATTTGGCCCGACATAGAAAAACAACTGGAAAAGCAAGAAGCAAATTTAGCAGCCATTATTATTGAGCCTATAGTCCAAGGAGCAGGAGGCATGAAAATTTATAGCCAAGATTTTCTTCGACGTTTGCGCAAATGGACACAAACTCATGGTATATATTTGATTGCTGATGAAATTATGACGGGATTGGGCAGAACAGGGCAAGCATTAGCCTGTGAACATGCAAAAATAAAACCCGATTTTATTTGCTTAAGTAAAGGTTTAACCTCAGGATGGTTACCAATGAGCGCGGTATTAACACATTCTGAAATTTATAATTTATTTTATGATGATTACTCATCTGGAAAAAGTTTTTTACATTCTCATACTTTCAGTGGTAACGCTTTAGCTGCAGCAGTGGCATTGGAGTGTCTAAATATTCTAAAAGTTGAAGAAATATTTCAACAAGTTCGAGAAAAAGAAATTATTTTAAAAAAATTAATGCACGAAGTTCATGATAAAACAGAAAGATTAACTAACATTAGAGGCATTGGAGCTATCATTGCAGCTGATTTACAATTATCAGAAACAGAAAAAAACCAACGTATGGGTTACCAGATTTTTCAGAAAGCACTTCAACTCGGGGCGTGGTTGCGTCCTTTAGGTAATACTATCTATTGGTTACCACCGCTCAATACACCATTATTTGTTTTAGAAGAACTAAAAGACATTAGTATATTAGCTATAAAACAAACCTTAAGCAGCTAA
- a CDS encoding UbiA family prenyltransferase: MLNKKNKIKIKACFKAVRPYHAIKNILLFIPLFVGHQYFNTSAIKNSFLGFFIFCLLASSAYLINDLVDLENDKQHLKKQKRPFASGELSRKTGYILAPLLAIMALSLAVLLPLNFLIIAIAYYCLTLLYTFFIKQIKWLDAILLAFLYSIRVFAGMALIENGFSFWLIFFVLSLFFSLALLKRYAELTTLQTRNKLSILGRAYKIKDKIKLALLGYISGYISVLVFIFYIYSVKAHLFYRTPLLLWLVCPCLFIWLNHMWQFAQEGKIDDDPVIFTIKNRCSWAFLALIVIISVLATEFKLSFYSF, encoded by the coding sequence GTGTTAAATAAAAAAAATAAAATAAAGATAAAAGCCTGTTTCAAAGCGGTTCGGCCTTATCATGCCATAAAAAATATATTATTATTTATTCCGCTTTTTGTAGGACATCAATATTTTAATACTAGTGCAATAAAAAATTCTTTTTTAGGATTTTTTATTTTTTGTTTATTAGCATCAAGCGCGTATTTAATCAATGATCTAGTTGATTTAGAAAACGATAAACAACACCTTAAAAAACAAAAAAGACCTTTTGCTTCTGGGGAATTATCCCGTAAAACCGGATATATACTTGCTCCATTATTAGCGATAATGGCTTTAAGTTTGGCAGTATTATTACCACTAAATTTCTTAATAATTGCAATAGCTTATTATTGTTTAACGCTACTATATACATTTTTTATTAAACAAATAAAATGGCTAGATGCTATTTTACTCGCCTTTTTATATTCAATACGTGTATTTGCAGGAATGGCTTTGATTGAAAATGGATTTTCATTTTGGTTGATTTTTTTCGTTTTATCTTTGTTTTTTAGCTTGGCACTACTTAAGCGCTATGCTGAACTTACTACCTTACAAACAAGGAATAAGCTATCAATTTTAGGGCGCGCTTATAAAATAAAAGATAAAATAAAACTAGCCTTGTTAGGATATATTAGTGGTTATATATCTGTTTTGGTCTTTATTTTTTATATTTATTCTGTAAAAGCACATCTATTTTATAGAACTCCATTGTTATTATGGTTAGTTTGCCCTTGTCTATTTATTTGGCTTAATCACATGTGGCAGTTTGCTCAGGAAGGAAAAATTGACGATGATCCAGTGATATTTACCATTAAGAATAGGTGCAGTTGGGCTTT
- the rpoS gene encoding RNA polymerase sigma factor RpoS: MGNKGSAFKKRGGGKQPNSVVSEQVFENKPEKFLVNREIGESETTPHKYVRRDETLGATQLYLNEIGFSPLLTAEEEVYYARLIAKGDQDARKRMIESNLRLVVKIARHYNNRGLQFLDLIEEGNLGLMHAVEKFDPERGFRFSTYATWWVRQAIERAIMNQARTVRLPIHVVKELNVYLQAARELTQKLDHKPTSDEIAKWLDRPFEEVERMLGLNEHITSVDAPASSEADKPLLETLSDNRENDPEHILEGENLRKRLEGWLKQLSTNQREVIARRYGLLGCDRMTLEEVGEVIGLTRERVRQIQVEGLKTLRKIMEKQGFFSNLLYD, from the coding sequence ATGGGTAACAAAGGAAGTGCATTTAAAAAACGAGGAGGTGGAAAACAGCCAAATTCAGTAGTGTCTGAACAAGTATTCGAAAATAAACCAGAGAAATTTTTAGTAAATCGTGAAATTGGTGAGTCAGAAACAACACCCCATAAATATGTGCGACGTGATGAGACACTTGGCGCAACCCAATTATATTTAAATGAAATAGGTTTCTCTCCTTTATTGACGGCTGAAGAAGAAGTTTACTATGCGCGCCTCATTGCAAAAGGGGATCAAGATGCTCGTAAACGAATGATAGAAAGTAATTTACGTTTAGTGGTAAAAATAGCCAGACATTATAATAATCGCGGATTACAATTTTTGGATCTGATAGAAGAAGGTAATTTAGGTTTAATGCATGCAGTAGAAAAATTTGATCCAGAGCGCGGTTTTCGTTTTTCTACGTATGCTACATGGTGGGTGCGTCAAGCCATTGAACGAGCTATTATGAATCAAGCGCGTACTGTTCGTCTTCCAATCCATGTGGTTAAAGAATTGAATGTTTATTTACAAGCAGCAAGAGAATTAACACAGAAATTAGATCATAAACCTACTTCAGATGAAATTGCTAAGTGGTTAGATAGACCTTTCGAAGAAGTAGAGCGTATGCTCGGTTTAAATGAACATATCACTTCTGTTGATGCTCCAGCTAGTAGTGAAGCGGATAAACCTTTACTTGAAACCTTATCCGATAATCGTGAAAATGATCCTGAACATATCTTGGAAGGTGAAAATCTAAGAAAACGATTAGAAGGTTGGCTAAAACAACTATCGACGAATCAACGTGAAGTTATTGCTCGTCGTTATGGTTTATTAGGTTGTGATCGTATGACCTTAGAAGAAGTTGGTGAAGTAATTGGCCTAACCCGCGAGCGGGTCAGGCAAATTCAGGTTGAAGGTCTGAAAACTTTACGAAAAATTATGGAAAAACAAGGGTTTTTTTCCAATTTGCTGTATGATTGA
- a CDS encoding YqaA family protein: MKYFSKLYDKMLALAKHAHAPYYLFVLSFAESSFFPIPPDVMLAPMSLAKPECAWRYAFLTTIASVLGGLFGYWIGNIAFDWVHPYIQQFGYENTYQQIEHGFNQWNFWILFLAGFTPIPYKLFTIVAGALHVALLPFILGSLVGRGGRFFLVAFLMRWGGVHIDKLLRHYIDRFSWFVLLLAVAVFASLKIWG, encoded by the coding sequence ATGAAGTATTTTTCTAAACTTTACGACAAAATGCTTGCTTTGGCTAAGCATGCACATGCTCCGTATTATTTATTTGTTTTAAGTTTTGCAGAGTCTTCGTTTTTTCCTATCCCACCTGATGTTATGTTAGCCCCTATGTCCCTAGCTAAGCCTGAGTGTGCGTGGCGTTATGCATTTTTGACAACAATAGCTTCTGTTTTAGGTGGATTATTTGGCTATTGGATAGGGAATATAGCGTTTGATTGGGTACATCCTTATATTCAGCAATTCGGGTATGAGAATACTTACCAACAAATTGAGCATGGATTTAATCAATGGAATTTTTGGATACTTTTTTTGGCGGGATTTACACCTATTCCTTATAAGTTATTTACCATAGTGGCTGGGGCCTTGCATGTTGCGCTATTACCCTTTATCTTGGGATCATTGGTAGGTCGTGGCGGAAGGTTTTTTTTAGTCGCTTTTTTAATGCGTTGGGGTGGCGTTCATATTGATAAATTATTACGACATTACATCGATCGATTTTCTTGGTTTGTTCTATTACTAGCGGTCGCTGTTTTTGCTTCTCTTAAAATTTGGGGTTAA
- the surE gene encoding 5'/3'-nucleotidase SurE, producing MKILISNDDGVHAPGLSILAKALAQIAEVTIVAPDRDRSGASNSLTLQHPLRLRYFEDNIISVQGTPTDCVHLALTGLLSQDKLPDMVVSGINAGSNLGEDVFYSGTVAAAMEGRFLGIPAIAFSIAGNEPMYYSTAAEVAKRLVTLLYEKPIPAKTILNVNIPDVAFEDLKGYEVTRLGTRHNADRMMPSKDPRGHTIYWIGSSGKEDDAGVGTDFYAMSQSQVSITPLQLDLTHHAARDQIEDWIVKMDPKL from the coding sequence ATGAAAATTCTTATCAGTAATGACGATGGTGTACATGCTCCGGGCTTGTCGATTTTAGCTAAAGCTTTAGCCCAAATCGCAGAAGTTACTATTGTAGCTCCAGATAGGGATCGCAGCGGGGCCAGTAATTCGTTAACTTTGCAGCATCCTTTAAGATTAAGATACTTTGAGGATAATATTATTAGTGTGCAAGGGACTCCAACAGACTGCGTTCATCTCGCCTTAACAGGTCTGTTAAGTCAAGACAAACTTCCTGATATGGTCGTATCAGGTATTAATGCGGGCTCTAATTTAGGTGAGGATGTTTTCTACTCAGGAACTGTGGCGGCCGCAATGGAAGGACGTTTTCTAGGAATTCCAGCGATTGCTTTTTCAATCGCTGGAAATGAGCCGATGTATTATTCTACAGCAGCAGAAGTTGCGAAGAGGTTGGTAACCCTTTTATATGAAAAACCAATTCCAGCTAAGACTATTTTAAATGTAAATATCCCGGACGTCGCTTTTGAAGACTTAAAAGGATATGAAGTAACACGGTTAGGAACCCGCCATAATGCTGACAGAATGATGCCTAGTAAAGATCCGAGAGGGCATACCATTTACTGGATTGGTAGTTCCGGAAAGGAAGATGATGCAGGAGTAGGTACAGATTTTTATGCTATGAGCCAATCACAAGTTAGTATTACACCTTTACAGCTTGATTTAACCCATCATGCTGCTCGAGACCAGATTGAAGATTGGATTGTTAAAATGGATCCGAAACTTTAA